The following proteins are co-located in the Castanea sativa cultivar Marrone di Chiusa Pesio chromosome 8, ASM4071231v1 genome:
- the LOC142607236 gene encoding zinc finger protein JAGGED-like, protein MRPEGNPLDLNNLPDDSRDHGKQLFDDSSSSGYRKKKSGGKDGKDECGKVYECRFCSLKFCKSQALGGHMNRHRQERETETLNRARQLVFSTDNLVGQGASHLGCCQPITPGGYHQAAGNIGDPIIPLRYPRFFSGSPSSHLPAPPAPPHPQTPQPPQPYLYSSPSRPMSFPTPYPQHPMSDYYVGHVLSSNQQYSHPNLNYAPDSSSYTCIGAPVGQGFAPGGSSRSSELVGGSGVGGSGRDGSLHNQEEGLNWGRGYAGTQQRLDPPSSINRFQDGF, encoded by the exons AT GAGACCTGAGGGGAACCCCTTAGACCTCAACAACTTGCCTGATGATTCTAGAGATCATGGTAAACAGCTCTTTGACGACAGCTCCTCCTCTG gctataggaaaaagaaaagcgGCGGAAAGGATGGAAAAGACGAGTGTGGGAAGGTCTATGAATGTAGGTTTTGTTCCCTCAAGTTCTGCAAATCTCAGGCCCTTGGGGGACACATGAACCGCCACCGCCAAG AGAGGGAGACAGAGACACTGAATCGGGCTCGTCAACTGGTCTTCAGTACCGATAACCTAGTCGGCCAAGGCGCCTCTCACCTAGG CTGCTGCCAACCAATCACACCAGGAGGGTATCATCAAGCTGCAGGCAACATTGGAGACCCAATAATCCCTCTCAGATACCCAAGATTCTTCTCTGGTTCTCCATCGAGTCACTTACCAGCACCACCGGCTCCACCACATCCCCAAACACCACAACCACCTCAACCATATTTATACAGCTCTCCGTCACGCCCCATGTCTTTTCCTACACCTTATCCTCAACATCCAATGAGTGATTACTATGTTGGTCATGTTCTTAGCAGTAACCAACAGTACAGTCATCCAAATCTAAACTATGCACCAGACTCTAGTAGTTACACTTGCATTGGTGCACCAGTTGGACAAGGTTTTGCACCAGGAGGTAGCAGCAGGAGCTCAGAATTGGTGGGAGGAAGTGGTGTTGGTGGTAGTGGTAGAGATGGGTCACTGCACAATCAAGAGGAGGGATTGAATTGGGGACGAGGCTATGCAGGGACACAGCAACGTTTGGATCCTCCATCATCGATCAATCGGTTTCAAGATGGGTTCTAG
- the LOC142605916 gene encoding uncharacterized protein LOC142605916 translates to MPDADGIYRDDGSDAMGKALRQISKSPFSARINRAKLPRRFSQPIFTMYNGRTDPVEHVSHFSQKMAVYSNNEALMCRVFPSSLGAVAMRWFDALAEGSLRSFEELTRAFGARFITCTRIPKPLDALLSMTMREGETLKTYSDRYWETYNEIDGDVKDVAVRTFKVGLPAEHGLRRSLTMKAAIDMCQLMDRIDKYKRVEEDQMQSKAKMKGYLEKKDLRVGGFQGSRPRRDFPSYPRTAESPLVNSLFKEPVHHILEKIRHEPYFRPPNKMSGDASTRNQNLHCHYHQDKGHTTEDCRTLRDHLNHLIKAGKINHLLVNPDEKRGQQGTRKYWGQAPQPSLGTINIILAQPRGELGQPSRVMTVQNKCGNEGIEESHQANKRMRSSATPTLGFSDEDKEGTFQPHDDALVVTVRIG, encoded by the coding sequence ATGCCTGATGCAGATGGGATATATCGTGATGACGGgagtgatgcaatgggtaaagccctGAGGCAAATTTCCAAATCCCCTTTTTCAGCCAGGATAAATAGGGCAAAGCTACCTCGTAGGTTTTCACAGCCCATCTTTACTATGTATAACGGGAGGACTGACCCTGTAGAGCATGTTAGTCATTTTAGTCAGAAGATGGCCGTTTATTCGAATAATGAGGCATTGATGTGCAGAGTTTTTCCATCCAGTTTGGGGGCcgtggctatgaggtggtttgatgccTTAGCAGAAGGTTCTCTGAGGTCTTTTGAGGAgttgactagggcatttggagcaAGGTTCATAACTTGTACTAGGATTCCAAAACCCTTGGATGCTCTATTGTCTATGACTATGAGGGAGGGGGAAACACTTAAAACTTATTCTGACCGATATTGGGAAacgtataatgaaattgatggggatGTGAAAGATGTAGCCGTGAGGACTTTTAAGGTGGGTCTTCCCGCGGAGCATGGGTTAAGGAGgtctttgacaatgaaggccgCGATAGATATGTGTCAGCTCATGGACCGGATAGATAAGTATAAACGGGTGGAAGAAGATCAAATGCAGAGCAAAGCAAAAATGAAGGGGTACCTGGAGAAAAAGGATCTTCGGGTAGGGGGGTTTCAAGGTAGTAGGCCTAGACGAGATTTTCCAAGCTATCCGAGGACCGCCGAGTCTCCTCTAGTTAACTCATTATTTAAGGAACCCGTGCATCACATACTGGAGAAAATTCGGCATGAGCCATATTTTAGGCCACCTaacaaaatgagtggagatgcatctacgagaaatcaaaacctccaCTGCCATTACCACCAGGATAAGGGACACACTACGGAGGATTGCCGGACGTTGCGCGATCATCTGAATCACTTGATTAAGGCTGGAAAGATCAATCACTTATTGGTTAATCCGGACGAGAAAAGGGGCCAGCAAGGCACTCGGAAATATTGGGGTCAGGCCCCTCAACCATCTCTAGGTACTATTAACATCATCTTGGCCCAGCCGAGAGGAGAATTGGGGCAACCTTCTCGGGTCATGACTGTTCAAAACAAGTGTGGGAACGAGGGCATAGAGGAGAGTCATCAAGCAAATAAAAGAATGAGGTCCTCGGCGACGCCCACATTGGGATTTTCTGATGAGGATAAAGAAGGCACGTTTCAACCTCACGATGACGCCCTGGTCGTTACGGTGCGTATTGGGTGA